The Xanthobacter flavus genome includes a window with the following:
- a CDS encoding ABC transporter permease produces MEFLLVQALSGLASAASLFLVASGLSIIFGVTRIVNFAHGAFYMLGAYVAYTLTTRFAGPLGFWGAIVAAAIIVAILGALMEMVLLRRIYQAPELFQLLATFGVTLMVQDLVVVIWGPEDLLGPRAPGFTGAISLFGRMVPTYDLFMMTLGPVVLGILWLLFHKTRWGVLVRAATQDREMVAALGVNQKWLFTGVFALGVFLAAFGGALQIPRTTVTHAMDLSIIVEVFVVVVIGGLGSVFGAFVAAIIVAELNAFGILILPQISLITVFLVMAVVLVVRPWGLFGKPESAPRAAAGLTIRPWRPFTQVERVAVTVAVLAAATLPFLLGNYALTVGAEILIYVLFAASLHFMMTVGGLASFGHAAYFGLGAYGAAFLVKYMGAPMEAALIVGPLLGLAGAVVFGWFCVRLSGVYFAMLTLAFAQIAWSIAFQWVDVTGGDNGLLGIWPATWASRPAGFFWLALGIAVVGVGLLRMLVFSPFGYGLRAVRDSVLRSEAIGLNRQRMQWAAFIVAGTFAGLAGAMFAFLKGSVFPDYMAIPTSVDGLVMVLLGGVETVSGAVVGAVLYKALAIWLMSQTDLSKLVLGGVIVVIVLAFPKGVVGFIEDLRHRWPRKGNGATVGATKAEAA; encoded by the coding sequence GTGGAATTTCTTCTGGTCCAGGCCCTGAGCGGGCTCGCCAGCGCCGCGTCGCTGTTTCTGGTGGCGTCGGGGCTGTCGATCATCTTCGGCGTCACGCGCATCGTGAACTTCGCCCATGGCGCCTTCTACATGCTGGGCGCCTATGTGGCCTACACGCTGACGACGCGCTTCGCCGGCCCCCTCGGCTTCTGGGGCGCCATCGTCGCGGCGGCGATCATCGTCGCGATCCTTGGCGCGCTGATGGAGATGGTGCTGCTGCGGCGCATCTATCAGGCGCCCGAACTCTTCCAGCTGCTCGCCACCTTCGGCGTGACGCTGATGGTGCAGGACCTCGTGGTGGTGATCTGGGGGCCGGAAGATCTCCTTGGCCCGCGCGCCCCCGGCTTCACCGGCGCCATCAGCCTGTTCGGCCGCATGGTGCCGACCTATGACCTGTTCATGATGACCCTCGGCCCGGTGGTGCTCGGCATTCTCTGGCTCCTGTTCCACAAGACCCGCTGGGGCGTGCTGGTGCGTGCGGCGACGCAGGACCGCGAGATGGTCGCGGCGCTGGGCGTGAACCAGAAATGGCTGTTCACCGGCGTGTTCGCGCTGGGCGTCTTCCTCGCCGCGTTCGGCGGCGCGCTGCAGATCCCGCGCACCACCGTCACCCATGCGATGGACCTCTCCATCATCGTGGAAGTGTTCGTGGTGGTGGTGATCGGCGGGCTCGGCTCGGTGTTCGGCGCCTTCGTGGCGGCCATCATCGTCGCGGAGCTGAACGCCTTCGGCATTCTCATCCTGCCGCAGATCTCGCTCATCACCGTGTTCCTGGTGATGGCGGTGGTGCTGGTGGTGCGGCCCTGGGGACTGTTCGGCAAGCCGGAGAGCGCGCCCCGCGCCGCCGCCGGCCTCACCATCCGGCCCTGGCGGCCGTTCACGCAGGTCGAGCGCGTCGCGGTGACGGTGGCGGTGCTGGCCGCGGCGACGCTGCCGTTCCTCCTCGGCAATTATGCGCTGACGGTGGGCGCGGAAATCCTCATCTACGTGCTGTTCGCCGCCAGCCTGCATTTCATGATGACGGTGGGCGGCCTCGCCTCCTTCGGCCACGCCGCCTATTTCGGCCTCGGCGCCTATGGCGCGGCCTTCCTCGTCAAATACATGGGCGCGCCCATGGAGGCGGCGCTCATCGTCGGCCCGCTGCTGGGCCTCGCCGGAGCGGTGGTGTTCGGCTGGTTCTGCGTGCGGCTCTCAGGCGTCTATTTCGCCATGCTGACGCTGGCCTTCGCGCAGATCGCCTGGTCCATCGCCTTCCAGTGGGTGGACGTGACGGGCGGCGACAACGGCCTGCTCGGCATCTGGCCGGCGACCTGGGCCTCGCGCCCGGCCGGCTTCTTCTGGCTGGCGCTGGGCATCGCGGTGGTGGGCGTCGGCCTGCTCAGGATGCTGGTGTTCTCGCCGTTCGGCTACGGGCTCCGGGCAGTGCGCGACAGCGTGCTGCGCTCCGAGGCCATCGGCCTGAACCGGCAACGGATGCAATGGGCGGCCTTCATCGTCGCCGGCACCTTCGCGGGGCTTGCGGGCGCGATGTTCGCCTTCCTCAAGGGCTCGGTGTTTCCGGACTACATGGCCATCCCCACCTCGGTGGACGGGCTCGTGATGGTGCTGCTCGGCGGTGTCGAGACGGTCTCCGGCGCGGTGGTCGGCGCGGTGCTCTACAAGGCGCTGGCCATCTGGCTGATGAGCCAGACCGACCTCTCCAAGCTGGTGCTGGGCGGCGTCATCGTCGTCATCGTGCTCGCCTTCCCGAAAGGCGTGGTGGGCTTCATCGAGGACCTGCGCCATCGCTGGCCCCGCAAGGGCAACGGCGCAACCGTTGGCGCCACCAAAGCGGAGGCCGCGTGA
- a CDS encoding ABC transporter substrate-binding protein, giving the protein MKKLVAASLAALLLAAGGARAQQGEIKVGEVNSYSALPAFLDPYRKGMDLALKEVNDAGGIKGKKLVIITKDDGGKPADALTAANELVSRDGVVMIAGGFLSNVGLALADFAKQKQVMYLAAEPLTDALVWSKGNDYTFRLRTSNYMQAAMLAEEAAKLPAKRWATIAPNYEFGQSFVAVFKELLKKRKPDVEFVAEQWPPLGKIDAGPVLQAIDAANPDAILNATFAGDLVKLVREGNTRGIFKNRAVVSYLTGEPEYLDPLKTETPEGWIVTGYPWYGIKTAEHQAFLDAYQQLHKDYPRLGSIVGYSTVKSIAAVLKATDDHSTAGLLKAMKNLKVSTPFGDVVYRAADHQSTMGAYIGTTSQKDGQGIMVNFQFRPGADYLPPEAEAAKLRPAN; this is encoded by the coding sequence ATGAAGAAGCTGGTCGCGGCATCCCTCGCCGCTCTCCTCCTCGCCGCAGGCGGGGCGCGGGCGCAGCAGGGCGAGATCAAGGTGGGCGAGGTCAATTCCTATTCGGCGCTGCCCGCCTTCCTCGATCCCTATCGCAAGGGGATGGATCTGGCGCTGAAGGAAGTGAACGACGCCGGCGGCATCAAGGGCAAGAAGCTCGTCATCATCACCAAGGATGACGGCGGCAAGCCGGCCGACGCGCTCACCGCCGCAAACGAGCTGGTCTCGCGCGACGGCGTGGTGATGATCGCGGGCGGCTTCCTCTCCAACGTCGGCCTCGCGCTCGCCGACTTCGCCAAGCAGAAGCAGGTGATGTACCTCGCCGCCGAGCCGCTCACCGATGCGCTCGTCTGGTCGAAGGGCAACGACTACACCTTCCGCCTGCGCACCTCCAACTACATGCAGGCCGCCATGCTGGCGGAGGAGGCGGCGAAACTTCCGGCCAAGCGCTGGGCGACGATTGCGCCGAACTATGAGTTCGGCCAGTCCTTCGTCGCGGTGTTCAAGGAGCTTCTGAAGAAGCGCAAGCCGGACGTGGAGTTCGTGGCCGAGCAGTGGCCGCCGCTGGGCAAGATCGACGCCGGCCCGGTGCTCCAGGCCATCGACGCCGCCAATCCCGACGCCATCCTCAACGCCACCTTCGCCGGCGACCTCGTGAAGCTGGTCCGCGAGGGCAACACCCGCGGCATCTTCAAGAACCGCGCGGTGGTGAGCTATCTCACCGGCGAGCCGGAATATCTCGACCCGCTGAAGACCGAGACCCCCGAGGGCTGGATCGTCACCGGCTATCCCTGGTACGGCATCAAGACCGCCGAGCACCAGGCGTTCCTCGACGCCTACCAGCAGCTCCACAAGGACTATCCGCGCCTCGGCTCCATCGTCGGCTACTCGACCGTGAAGTCCATCGCGGCGGTGCTGAAGGCGACCGACGACCACTCCACCGCCGGCCTCCTCAAGGCGATGAAGAACCTCAAGGTCTCCACGCCGTTCGGCGATGTCGTCTACCGGGCGGCCGACCACCAGTCGACCATGGGCGCCTATATCGGCACGACCTCGCAGAAGGACGGGCAGGGCATCATGGTGAACTTCCAGTTCCGCCCCGGCGCCGACTACCTGCCGCCGGAAGCCGAAGCCGCGAAGCTGCGCCCGGCGAACTGA
- a CDS encoding amino acid synthesis family protein, with the protein MSANIRKIVTIVEETRTEMGRPVSPPTRRAAAIAVIENPFAGRYVEDLADLIAMGDELGGLLAQKAVEALGIEGPSAESYGKAALVGENGELEHAAALLHPKMGAPVRAVLGKGAALIPSSKRRGSLGAELDIPLGHKDAAFVRSHFDGMIVSVSDAPRANEIVVAVAVTDSGRPLPRVGGLKASEIKGEDGLR; encoded by the coding sequence ATGAGCGCGAACATCCGCAAGATCGTCACCATCGTCGAGGAGACGCGGACCGAGATGGGCCGCCCCGTCTCCCCGCCCACCCGGCGCGCGGCGGCCATCGCGGTGATCGAGAACCCGTTCGCCGGCCGCTATGTGGAAGACCTCGCCGACCTCATCGCCATGGGCGACGAACTGGGCGGGCTTCTCGCGCAGAAGGCGGTGGAGGCCCTCGGCATCGAGGGGCCTTCCGCCGAGAGCTACGGCAAGGCGGCGCTGGTGGGCGAGAATGGCGAGCTGGAGCACGCCGCTGCCCTCCTGCACCCCAAGATGGGCGCGCCGGTGCGCGCCGTGCTCGGCAAGGGCGCGGCGCTGATCCCCTCGTCCAAGCGGCGCGGCTCGCTCGGGGCGGAGCTGGACATCCCGCTCGGCCACAAGGATGCGGCCTTCGTGCGCAGTCATTTCGACGGCATGATCGTCAGCGTGTCGGATGCCCCGCGCGCCAACGAGATCGTGGTCGCCGTCGCGGTCACCGATTCCGGCCGTCCGCTGCCGCGCGTCGGCGGGCTGAAGGCAAGTGAGATCAAGGGCGAGGACGGGCTGAGATAG
- a CDS encoding amino acid synthesis family protein, with the protein MPEVKIRKQVRILEEIFHEGGPAVATPRKRGAIVAVIENPFAGRYVEDIAGFMEDLKPLGAAMAKELLAALGGDAKAIDGYGKGAIVGAAGEIEHGALWHVPGGYAMREALGDAKAIVPSTKKVGGPGTRLDVPVTHVNASYVRSHFDAMEIGVSDAPKADEIALILVMSCGPRVHARVGGLAAEAIKGEDGLR; encoded by the coding sequence ATGCCTGAGGTCAAGATCCGCAAGCAGGTCCGCATCCTGGAGGAGATCTTCCACGAGGGCGGCCCCGCCGTCGCCACCCCGCGCAAGCGCGGCGCCATCGTGGCGGTGATCGAGAACCCGTTCGCCGGCCGCTATGTGGAAGACATCGCCGGCTTCATGGAGGACCTGAAGCCGCTGGGCGCCGCCATGGCCAAGGAACTCCTTGCCGCGCTGGGCGGTGACGCCAAGGCCATCGACGGCTACGGCAAGGGCGCCATCGTCGGCGCCGCCGGCGAGATCGAGCACGGCGCGCTTTGGCACGTGCCGGGCGGCTACGCCATGCGCGAGGCGCTGGGCGACGCCAAGGCCATCGTGCCCTCCACCAAGAAGGTCGGCGGGCCGGGCACCCGGCTCGACGTGCCGGTGACCCATGTGAACGCCTCCTACGTGCGCTCCCATTTCGATGCCATGGAGATTGGGGTGAGCGACGCGCCCAAGGCCGACGAGATCGCCCTCATCCTGGTGATGAGCTGCGGCCCCCGCGTCCATGCCCGCGTCGGCGGCCTCGCGGCGGAGGCCATCAAGGGCGAGGACGGCCTGCGATGA
- a CDS encoding UPF0280 family protein, translated as MPVQRRLPQAGLLADGRRLHLNDGPIDLVIEADGPADVVACAYGAATHRLAGLLDILCGELSLLRRPAHPGPCPLQGPVARRMWAAVSPHARAGFITPMAAVAGAVAEEVLSAMVRPGLTRAFVNNGGDIALYLAPGAELVAGIVDRPDRPRVVGSARITANGPVRGIATSGWRGRSFSLGIADAVTVLAPTAAAADAAASVIANAVNLPAHPGIVRVPAREVLPDSDLGLLKVTRHVPDLTPAERDEALAEGLAVAGALVARGLITAAALHLQGASVSTCPLGDVGLSSPPITLAPITLAAEQERGAAHA; from the coding sequence ATGCCGGTGCAGCGGCGCCTGCCGCAGGCGGGGCTGCTGGCGGACGGGCGCCGGCTGCATCTCAATGACGGTCCCATCGATCTCGTGATCGAGGCCGATGGCCCGGCGGATGTGGTGGCCTGCGCCTATGGCGCGGCGACGCATCGCCTCGCCGGCCTTCTGGATATCCTGTGCGGCGAGCTGTCCCTGCTCCGCCGCCCCGCCCATCCCGGGCCTTGCCCCCTTCAGGGTCCGGTGGCGCGGCGCATGTGGGCGGCGGTGTCGCCCCATGCGCGCGCCGGTTTCATCACCCCCATGGCGGCGGTTGCCGGCGCCGTGGCGGAAGAGGTGCTCTCCGCCATGGTGCGGCCGGGCCTCACCCGCGCCTTCGTCAACAATGGCGGGGATATCGCGCTCTATCTCGCCCCCGGCGCCGAATTGGTGGCGGGCATCGTGGACAGGCCGGACCGCCCCCGCGTGGTGGGCTCCGCCCGCATCACGGCCAATGGCCCGGTGCGCGGCATCGCCACCTCCGGCTGGCGCGGACGCAGTTTCTCGCTCGGCATCGCCGATGCCGTGACCGTGCTCGCGCCGACTGCCGCGGCGGCTGATGCGGCGGCGAGCGTCATCGCCAATGCGGTGAACCTGCCCGCCCATCCCGGCATCGTCCGGGTGCCGGCGCGCGAGGTGCTCCCCGACAGCGATCTCGGCCTGCTGAAGGTGACGCGCCACGTTCCGGATCTGACCCCCGCCGAGCGGGACGAGGCGCTGGCCGAAGGGCTCGCGGTGGCCGGCGCGCTGGTGGCGCGCGGCCTCATCACCGCCGCCGCGCTGCATCTGCAGGGCGCCAGCGTCTCAACCTGTCCTCTGGGGGATGTCGGCCTGTCATCCCCTCCGATTACCCTTGCTCCGATAACCCTCGCCGCAGAACAAGAAAGAGGCGCCGCCCATGCCTGA
- a CDS encoding 6-hydroxynicotinate reductase, with translation MAQEPTITARAEDDKIRCDACPVMCYIRPGLTGACDRYANRDGELIRVDPHIVLDRTLAQGGKVVPFDRGGDWDGRLVAGGESFVTAVGSGTTYPDYKPAPFIVSAEVNGVDMVTVVTEGIFSYAGAKVKIDTDRFIGPEQAAVRVDGEAVGHVTTSEYGSQMLSLGGVHHLTGGSKKEGRVTCDALLELCNGKAVELAIDGGAKLVVQAGKPPIVNGAEEARMRVGCGSATIGMFAKQWHGKVDEVVVVDDHITGVLSEHQAGKLLGIRDTGIRMKGRRSTPGRYFQVAEPGLGWGGTNISDPLSILGAFDAKLAWPGLRLLLVSTTGEHYGYYVLDENLVPVETEVPADLYPSVERIRENCEPALSSVLFMAGAGGSLRAGVTENPVRLTRSVKDSITRVTCGGAPVYVWPGGGITFMVDVTRVPEHGFGYVPTPALVAPIEFTLPLAAYEALGGHMDHVRPAASVIEREAVREMAPFSDIPWPLSTRSQG, from the coding sequence ATGGCCCAAGAGCCCACCATCACTGCCCGCGCCGAGGATGACAAGATCCGCTGCGATGCGTGCCCGGTCATGTGCTACATCCGGCCCGGCCTCACCGGCGCCTGCGACCGCTACGCCAACCGCGACGGCGAGCTGATCCGCGTCGATCCCCACATCGTGCTCGACCGCACGCTGGCGCAGGGCGGCAAGGTGGTGCCCTTCGACCGGGGCGGCGACTGGGACGGGCGCCTCGTGGCGGGCGGCGAATCCTTCGTCACCGCCGTGGGTTCCGGCACCACCTATCCGGACTACAAGCCCGCGCCCTTCATCGTCTCCGCCGAGGTGAACGGCGTGGACATGGTGACCGTCGTCACCGAGGGCATCTTCAGCTATGCCGGCGCGAAGGTGAAGATCGACACCGACCGCTTCATCGGCCCCGAACAGGCTGCGGTGCGGGTGGATGGCGAGGCGGTGGGCCATGTCACCACCTCCGAATACGGCTCGCAGATGCTCTCGCTCGGCGGCGTGCATCACCTTACCGGCGGCTCCAAGAAGGAAGGCCGCGTCACCTGCGATGCCCTGCTGGAGCTGTGCAACGGCAAGGCCGTGGAATTAGCCATCGATGGTGGCGCGAAGCTTGTCGTGCAGGCCGGCAAGCCGCCCATCGTGAACGGCGCGGAAGAGGCGCGCATGCGGGTGGGCTGCGGCTCCGCCACCATCGGCATGTTCGCCAAGCAGTGGCATGGCAAGGTGGACGAAGTGGTGGTCGTGGACGACCACATCACCGGCGTCCTCTCCGAGCATCAGGCCGGCAAGCTCCTCGGCATCCGCGACACCGGCATCCGCATGAAGGGCCGCCGCTCCACGCCCGGCCGCTATTTCCAGGTGGCCGAGCCCGGCCTCGGCTGGGGCGGCACCAACATTTCCGATCCGCTCTCCATTCTCGGCGCGTTCGACGCGAAGCTGGCGTGGCCGGGCCTGCGCCTGCTGCTCGTCTCCACCACCGGCGAGCATTACGGCTATTACGTTCTCGACGAGAACCTGGTGCCGGTGGAAACCGAAGTCCCCGCTGATCTCTATCCCTCCGTCGAGCGCATCCGCGAGAATTGCGAGCCGGCCCTCTCCTCCGTGCTGTTCATGGCCGGGGCGGGCGGTTCGCTGCGGGCGGGGGTGACGGAAAATCCCGTGCGGCTGACCCGCTCGGTGAAGGATTCCATCACTCGCGTCACCTGCGGCGGCGCGCCGGTCTATGTCTGGCCGGGCGGCGGCATCACCTTCATGGTGGACGTGACGCGCGTGCCGGAGCACGGCTTCGGCTATGTGCCCACCCCCGCGCTGGTGGCCCCCATCGAATTCACGCTGCCGCTCGCCGCCTATGAGGCGCTCGGTGGCCACATGGACCATGTGCGCCCCGCCGCCTCGGTGATCGAGCGCGAGGCGGTGCGCGAGATGGCGCCCTTCTCCGATATTCCGTGGCCGCTTTCCACCCGGTCGCAGGGCTGA
- a CDS encoding (2Fe-2S)-binding protein, whose amino-acid sequence MSASILLQVNGETHAFALPRETPLIYVLRNDLGLNGPKFGCGLGECGACTVLMDGRATRSCVTTLGTAEGRAVTTLEGLATQGTLHPVQAAFIAEQAAQCGYCLNGMIMTTVAFLARNPAPTEAEARAALRYNLCRCGTHVEILRAVLRAAAGSGEAEAQP is encoded by the coding sequence ATGTCCGCCTCCATCCTACTCCAGGTCAACGGCGAAACCCACGCCTTCGCGCTGCCCCGCGAGACGCCGCTGATCTACGTGCTGCGCAACGATCTCGGGCTGAACGGTCCCAAGTTCGGCTGCGGTCTCGGGGAGTGCGGGGCCTGCACGGTGCTGATGGACGGCCGCGCCACGCGCTCCTGCGTCACCACCCTCGGCACGGCCGAGGGTCGCGCGGTGACGACGCTCGAGGGGCTCGCGACGCAGGGCACGCTGCACCCGGTGCAGGCCGCCTTCATCGCCGAGCAGGCGGCCCAGTGCGGCTATTGTCTCAACGGCATGATCATGACCACCGTCGCCTTCCTCGCCCGCAACCCCGCCCCCACCGAGGCCGAAGCCCGCGCCGCGCTGCGCTACAATTTGTGCCGCTGCGGGACGCATGTGGAGATCCTGCGCGCGGTGCTGCGCGCGGCGGCCGGCTCAGGTGAAGCGGAGGCCCAGCCGTGA